A single window of Dermacentor albipictus isolate Rhodes 1998 colony chromosome 1, USDA_Dalb.pri_finalv2, whole genome shotgun sequence DNA harbors:
- the viaf gene encoding phosducin-like protein 3 translates to MANPNEDTQWNDVLRQKGILPPKEEAEKAFTEDEIVNIVESTVREKLNGAEKAMEDMTLEELEELEDEEDERVLLEYRQKRLAEIQATMQKSRYGDVRDISADDYVEQVNKAGEGVWVVLHLYKPGIPYCTLINQHLNQLAPKFRMTKFLRSVSSNCIPNYPDHNLPTIFVYRDGQLKKQFVGPNVFGGMKLKVDELEWMLAEVGAVETDLEEDPRPKTRDVLLSTLKANYDDANDW, encoded by the exons ATGGCG AACCCAAATGAAGACACGCAGTGGAATGACGTTCTTAGGCAAAAGGGGATCCTGCCGCCCAAGGAAGAAGCGGAGAAGGCTTTCACTGAGGACGAAATAGTGAACATCGTAGAGTCAACAGTTCGAGAAAAACTTAATG GTGCCGAAAAGGCAATGGAAGACATGACCCTGGAAGAACTTGAAGAACTTGAGGATGAAGAAGATGAAAGAGTGCTTCTGGAATACAG ACAGAAGCGTCTTGCAGAGATACAGGCTACAATGCAAAAGTCTCGCTATGGTGACGTGCGGGACATCTCTGCAGACGACTACGTGGAGCAGGTGAACAAGGCTGGTGAAGGAGTTTGGGTCGTTCTCCATCTCTACAAACCTGG CATTCCATACTGCACACTGATCAATCAGCACCTCAACCAACTAGCGCCAAAGTTCAGGATGACCAAGTTCCTAAGGAGTGTGTCGTCCAACTGCATCCCAAACTACCCAGACCACAACCTGCCGACCATATTCGTGTATCGCGATGGCCAACTGAAGAAGCAGTTCGTCGGACCCAACGTGTTTGGAGGCATGAAGTTGAAAGTAGACG AGCTGGAGTGGATGCTTGCAGAAGTTGGCGCAGTTGAAACGGACTTGGAAGAGGATCCCAGGCCAAAGACAAGGGATGTTCTCTTAAGCACCCTGAAGGCAAACTATGATGACGCTAATGACTGGTGA